Below is a genomic region from Corallococcus caeni.
CCTGGGTGACTCCCGGCGCCTCCGGTGTCCGCGCCGCCATCCTCAACTCCGGCCTCGCCTACTGCACCGGGGGCGCCACCTGCAACGACCTCTACTGCGTCCCCTCCTGCAACTGCACCACCACCGGCTTCCCCCACGACTCCAAGCAGGAGAAGGGCGCCGTCATCTCCGCCTACGAGTACCGCCGCTTCCAGACGGGCGCCTCCCCCTTCTGGACGCCCCTTCGCTTCCCCGGCCAGTACCACGACGCCGAAACCGACCTCTTCGAGAACTGGAACCGCTTCTACGACCCGACGACAGGCAACTTCCTTCAGCCAGATCCAATGCTCTATTCGCCACTGGCCATGGAGAAGCGCTTTGCGAACAGCAGGCCTCCACTTGCCTACTCCTACGCCAGTCAGGACCCGATCACGAGCGTCGATACCGATGGCAACTACGACGTCAAGGCTCCCGACAGCAAACAGTGCAAGGCCATCGCCACGGAAGACGAATGCAAGAAGCGGGCAGCCAGCATCAAGGACTCGTGTCTTCGCGATTGCGTCATTGCGGCATGCGACAAGGGCAGCGTGTATTGCGACGGTGACAAGCGGGCCGGCTGCAACATGAAGGGCAAGCCGAATGTTCTCGGCTACGTGCCTCGGATTGGCACGTGCTCAGACCCTGGCGAAAAAATCGTCATGTGGTGCGACCGTGAGAAGCATCATCTGAAGTCGCCGAACTTCTTCGACCGATGCAGGATTGACGCTCTCGTTCACGAATTCGCACATGCCTGTGGGTTCGTGCACACCGACGACCCCGGCGTAACGCCTGAACAGAAGCGATTCGCGCAAGGCGTTCCCGGCCCCGATGGTAAGCTTCAGGGATGCGAGGTTCGATAGAATCCAAGCGCCGATGCACTTTTCCACTGGTGCAGCATGCCATCCTGACTATCGGAGCATGCTGCACCATGGGCTGCGCTCGGCTGCAGCCGGAGTTGGTCCTTCCGTCGGTTCCTCCTGCGGTTTGGATGGATCAGGTCAGCTACGATGGCTTTCAACTGACCGGACGCATTCTCATCGAAGGACGGAGCAATACTTTTGTCGACCGACGGCTCAATGACGAGACCATTGCACTGACTCGTGTCCGAACTTGCAGTGACGAAGCCGCTCTGCCTGTCGCACACGTCGACTATCTATGGAAAGCACGTGACCCCACCGACGTGATCACACTGCGGCCGAGTGAGTTCTTCGGCAAGGAAGAGTCTTTCCTTCTCTTCACGCAAGAGGTGGATCCACAAGGGGGGCCCGACTGCATCCGGTTCACTTTGAATTGGGCCCATCCTGGGATGGAAGGCGGCCAGCGAGTCTGGTTGAGCACATTTGAAGGCAAGGCGGTACGGAGCGTGGGAAACGCCGCCGGAGCAGCGCGGCCGGCCGGTTCCGAATAGCATCAGATCGCTCGCTTCAGTCCGATGCGCGACGGCGTTCGCCTCCTCATCATGAGTGCTGCTGCCGTGAAGGCGGAGCTTCCGCTCACACCTTCACGGTCTTCACCAACGGCAGCTCGCGCACGCGGGTCCCCGTGAGCGCGAACACGGCGTTGGCCAGGGCCGGGGCCACGGGCGGCACTCCGGGCTCTCCAATGCCTCCCGGGCGGCCGTCGCTGGGGATGATGTCCACGTGGATCTTCCTCGGCGTCTCCGCG
It encodes:
- a CDS encoding RHS repeat domain-containing protein, whose amino-acid sequence is WVTPGASGVRAAILNSGLAYCTGGATCNDLYCVPSCNCTTTGFPHDSKQEKGAVISAYEYRRFQTGASPFWTPLRFPGQYHDAETDLFENWNRFYDPTTGNFLQPDPMLYSPLAMEKRFANSRPPLAYSYASQDPITSVDTDGNYDVKAPDSKQCKAIATEDECKKRAASIKDSCLRDCVIAACDKGSVYCDGDKRAGCNMKGKPNVLGYVPRIGTCSDPGEKIVMWCDREKHHLKSPNFFDRCRIDALVHEFAHACGFVHTDDPGVTPEQKRFAQGVPGPDGKLQGCEVR